CTCGCGGCGGTCGTCCGCCGGGCGCAGCGCCGACCACGTCACCTCCTGCGCCAGGGCACCGGCGAGCTGCTCGCCGACCCCGCGACCACCGCCGGCGACGACGACGGCTCCCCGCTGGTGGCGACGTGCGTCGACCTCGTCGCCCACGGCCAGGCCCGCGGCGAGGTCCGCGACGACGCCGACCCTCAGGACGCGGGGGCGCTCCTCGCCACCTCGATCCTCCGCGCCCAGCTCGAGTGGGCCGGCGCCGAGCGGCGCCAGCCCTCGCTGGCACGCCGCCTGGCTGCGCGGGTCGACCTCGTCGTGCACGGGCTCGCCGGGCGATGACCGGCGTCGAGGTGCTCGTCGTCGAGGGTGGGGACCTGTCGCCGCTGCGCGAGCTGCTCGCGGCGCTCGCCACGGCCGGTTCCGGCTGGGTGAACCTCACGCCCGCCGACGCCGAGCCACCCGCGCCGACGTCGATCTGGGGTCGCATCAACGGGCGGGGCCCGGACGTGCCCCGGATCACGTGGACGGCGCCGCAGCACGGCCGCCGCGAGGAGCCGGCCCAGCTCGGCATCGAGCACGCGAGCGGCAGCAAGGCCCTCCCCCGCCTCGCCGAAGCCGGCGTCGGGTTGCCCGCCGGGTGGGTGCGCCTCCAGGACCACGCCATGCGCGGCATCGTCGCCGTGCCGCCGCCGGGCACCGACCCCGAGGCGGCACTGCGCTGGGGCCTGGCCGCCGTCGAGCACCTGGCCGGGTGGGCGGCCGACGGCCGCTGGCGCGCCGAGGTTCACGGCGTCGCCTGAGCTGGGCTACGGTGCCCAGGCCCGGCCACAGAGCGCCGGGCGTCGTGAGCGCAGCGAAGTCCGGTGAGATCCCGGCGCTGTCCCGCAACTGTGATGGGCCCTCGGGCCCGAGCCAGGTCGCCTGCTCCCACGACCGACGAACATCGACCCTCGGAGGAAGGGTGGTTCGTCCGGCGCCACGGTGCCGGCGGGCTCATCCTCCCCGGGACCGGAGGATGCAGTGAGGACACAGCACCGGATCGCCACGGGGATGGCGATCGTGCTCATGCTGGTCGCCGCGGCGTGCGGCGACGACGGCGACGACGGCACCGTCACCGAATCGGGCCAGCGCCCGGAGGAGACGACCGCACCGGCGGACGACGACGGGGGCGGCACGTTCCCGGTCACCGTCAGCGCCGACAACGGGGAGGTGACGATCGAGTCGCGGCCCGAGGCCATCGTCTCCATCTCGCCGACCGGCACCGAGATGCTCTTCGCGATCGGGGCCGGGGACCAGGTGGTCGCGGTCGACGAGTACTCGTACTACCCGGAGGAGGCGCCGGTGACGGACCTCTCCGGCTTCCAGCCCAACGTGGAGGCCATCGCCTCCTACGAGCCGGACCTGGTCGTCCTGTCGACCGACCCCGGCGACGTGGCGGACGGGCTCGAGCGCATCGGGATCCCGGCGATCCACCTCGACTCGGCCGAGGACCTCGACGACACGTACCGCCAGCTCGAGCTGCTGGGCGTGGCCACCGGGAACGTGGGCTCGGCCGCCGAGGTCGTGTCGCAGATGCAGACCGAGATCGACGAGATCGTGGCGACGATCCCCGACGACCTCGCGGAGCGCACCTACTTCCACGAGCTCGACAGCCAGCTCTACAGCGTCTCGTCCGACACCTTCATCGGGCGGGTGTACGCCCTGCTGGGGCTCCGCAGCATCGGCGACGAGGCGCCCGACGACGCCGGGAACTACCCGCAGCTGTCCGAGGAGTTCGTGCTCGACGCCGACCCGGACTTCATCTTCCTGGCCGACGCCCAGTGCTGCGACCAGTCGCCGGAGACCGTCGCCGCTCGCCCCGGCTGGGACACCCTCACCGCGGTCGAGGAGGGCCGGGTCATCGTGGTCGACGAGGACGCGGCGTCCCGCTGGGGCCCCCGCATCGTCGACTTCCTGCGGGAGGTCGCCGACGAGGTCCTGGCGACGGCGGACGCCGGCTGACGATGAGCGAGCAGCCCACCCGGGTCACGGTCGAGGCGATCGTCCGCGCCGACGCGCCCGTCGCGCCGGAGGCGAGTCGGTTGCGCCGATCGTGGCTCGTGGTGGGCCTCGGCGCGCTGGCGGCGGCGTTCGCCGTCAGCGTGTCGCTCGGACCGGCCGGGCTGCCCCTCGGCGGGGTGGTCACCGAGATGGTCTCCGCCCTGCCCGGCGTCGACGTCGGCGAGGGCCTCTCCGATCGCCACGCGGCGATCCTCTGGCAGATGCGGCTCCCGCGCATCGTCCTCGGGGCGCTCGTCGGCGGCACGCTCGCCCTGGCCGGCGCGGCCTACCAGGGCGTGTTCCGCAACCCGCTCGCCGACCCGTACCTGCTCGGCGTCGCCGCGGGCGCGGGCCTCGGCGCCACCCTGGCGATCGCCTACGGGCCCGACACCACCTCCTGGCCCGTCGACGCCCTGCCGATCTTCGCCTTCGTCGGCGCCGTGCTCGGCGTCGCGCTGGCCTGGGGCGTGGGGCACACCGCGTCGTCGGCGCAGAGCGTCGCCACGCTGATCCTCGCAGGCGTCGCGATCGCTTCGTTCCTCACCGCCATCCAGACCTACGTCCAGCAGCGCGAGTCCGAGACGCTGCGCGAGGTCTACGGGTGGATCCTCGGTCGGCTCTCGACCTCGGGCTGGCACGAGGTGCTCCTCGTCCTGCCCTACGTCGTCGTGAGCACGATCGTCATCCTCCTCCACCGCCGCCTGCTCGACGTGCTGAGCGTCGGCGACGACGAGGCGGGGAGCCTCGGCGTCCGCACCACGCTCGTCCGGCTGGTCGTCATCGGCGCCGCCACGTTCGGCACCGCCGCCGTCGTCGCCGTCAGCGGTCTCATCGGCTTCGTCGGCATCGTCGTGCCCCACGTCGTGCGCATGGTCGCCGGCAGCAGCTACCGCATCGTGCTGCCCCTGTCGCTGATGCTCGGCGCCGCCTTCCTGGTGGCGACCGACCTCGTCGCTCGCACGGTGTTCAGCCCGGCCGAGCTGCCGATCGGCGTCATCACCGCCTTCTTCGGCGCCCCGTTCTTCGCCCTCGTCCTGCGCACCAGCCGGAGGTTCGGACTGTGAGCAGCATCGAGATCCACGACCTCTCCGTCTCGTTCGGCGACTTCCGGGCGGTCGACGGCCTGAGCGCCGACATCGCGCCCGGCGCGTGGGTCGGGCTCATCGGCCCGAACGGCGCGGGCAAGAGCACGCTCCTGCGTGCGCTCCTCGGCCTGGTGGCCCACGACGGCCGCTGCACCGTGGACGGGCACGACGCCCGGGACCTCTCCCGGCGCGAGGTCTCCCGCCGGCTGGCGTTCGTGCCCCAGTCGCCGAGCTGCCCGCCCGACATGGCCGTCGCGGACTACGTGCTGCTCGGCCGCACCCCCTACATCCCCCACCTCGGCACCGAGAGCCGCCACGACGTGGCCGTGGTGGCCGACGTCCTCGACCGGCTCGACCTCACCGACTTCGTCGGGCGACGGCTCGGCACCCTCTCCGGCGGCGAGCTCCAGCGGGTCGTCCTGGCGCGGGCGCTCGCCCAGCAGGCGCCGGTTCTCGTGCTCGACGAGCCGACGAGCGCGCTCGACATCGGGCACCAGCAGCAGGTGCTCGAACTGGTCGAGGACCTCCGCCACGAGGCCGAGCTGACGGTCATCAGCGCGATGCACGACCTCACGCTGGCGGGCCAGTTCGCCGACGAGCTGCTGCTGATGAGCAACGGCCGCCGGATCGCGATGGGCCCCCCGACCGAGGTGCTCACCGAGCACACGATCGGCGAGCACTACGGCGCGTCAGTGCGGGTCCTGCGCGACGAGTGCGGCGGGATCGTCGTCGTCCCCACACGGTCGCATCGCACGGCCGGCGTGGGGTCCCGTGCCGTCGACGGCGAGCGGGCGGACGAGCGGCGGTGAGCCGGTCCCTCGCCGTCTGGGGGACGACGAGCGGGGCGGGCAAGAGCCTCGTCACCACCGGCCTGGCCCGTTGGTTCGCGCGGCAGGGCGTGCGCGTGGTGCCGTTCAAGGCCCAGAACATGTCGAACCACGCGCGGGTGGTCGAGGGCGGGGAGATCGGTGCGGCCCAGTGGCTCCAAGCACTGGCCGCGGGCGTCGACCCCGACGTGCGCATGAACCCCGTCCTGACGAAGCCGGAGGCCGACGGCCGCAGCCAGGTCGTCGTGCTCGGGCAGGTGGACGAGGACCTGTCACGCGCCGCGTGGCGCGGACGGGCGACATCGGTGTGGCCCCGCGTGGTCGATGCCCTCGACGACCTCCGCGCCGACGCCGACCTCGTCCTGGTGGAGGGCGCGGGCAGCCCGGCGGAGACCAACCTCGCCGACGTCGACCTGGCCAACCTCGCCACCGCCGACCACCTCGACGCGCCCGCGCTGCTGCTGGCCGACATCGACAGGGGCGGCGCGTTCGCCCACCTCTTCGGCACCTGGTCCCTCGTGCCCGACGACCACCGGCACCGCATCGCCGGGTTCGTGCTCAACCGCTTCCGCGGCGACCCCACGCTGCTGGCGCCCGCACCCGAGGAGCTCTCCGGGCGGACGGGGGTCCCGACGATCGGCGTCCTCCCGGAGCTGGCGCACCGGCTGCCCGACGAGGACGGCGCGTCGTTCGCACCGGTGGTGCGCGGCGGCCGCCCCCGGGTCGGGGTCGTCCGCTACCCGACCGCGTCGAACCTCGACGAGCTCGCCGGCGTCGTCGAGGTGGCCGACGTCGTCGCGGCGACCGAGCCGCGTCACCTCGTCGACGCCGAGCTCATCGTCCTCCCCGGCGCCAAGCACGTCACGAGCGACGCCGCCTGGCTCCGCACCTCGGGCGTCGGCGCCGCGATCCGCGGTGCGGCGGAGGCGGGCGTGCGCGTGCTCGGCATCTGCGGCGGCGCGCAGCTGCTCGGGGAGGACGTGGTGGACGCCGACGGCGTCGAGGGGCCTGCAGGCGTCCGGGTGGATGGCCTCGGCCTGTTGCCGCTGCGGACGGAGCTGCACCGCGCCAAGGTCGTCCGGGCGACGACGATCGAGCTGCCGCGCGAGCTGGCCCGGCCGTGGGAGGCCGTCGCGGGCCGTCGCGCACGCGCCTACGAGATCCACCACGGCCACACGGGCCCCACCGACGACGGCCGCCAGGTCTGGTCGCACGGGCCGGTCCTCGCCGTGACGGCGCACGGGCTGCTCGAGGACCCCGACGTGGTCGAGGTGCTGCTCGGCCGGCGGCCCACGGGGCTCGACGCCACCTTCGACCTCCTCGCCGACGCGGTCGAGGAGCACCTCGACACCGAGCAGCTCCGGCGGATCGCCGGGTTCGACGGCTGACCTGGCGGTCACAGCCGTCCCAGCCACTCGAGCGGGAACGGCGTCAGCGCGAGCGGTCGGACCGCGATGCGCACCAGCGCCAGCGGGTTGTCGTCGCCCGCGCTGCGGTTGAGGTGCACCTCGTGGCACCCCGTGCACCGGTGGACGAGGACCCACTCCCCGTCCCCCCGCACCGAGATGGCGATCGGCTCCATCGAGGCGCCGCAGTCGGCGGCGCGGTCGCCGGGGACGTCGTCGACGTGCCGGCTCCAGAGGCAGGTCGGGCAGTGGTTGCGGTGGGCGGTGCCGGGCGCGTCCAGGGACACGTCCAGCCCGCAGTGGCGGCACCGGAACGACTCCGGGCCGCGACGTCGTCGTGTCGACAACGGGATCTCCTGTGGTCGAGGCCAGCGGGGCGCGTCGCGCCGGCGGCACCGATCAGCTCCGGCCGATCGGGCCCTCTCCACGGCGCGACGTGACGACCCGGCTCACGACCACGGATGCGTCACCTCCTCCCGACTCCAGGAACAGCGAGAGTCCACCGCCCGTCGACCTGCCGCGCCAGCGGGTTTCCCCGCGGCCCTCGCCACTACGCTCCGTGACCGCATGGGGGGGACGACGGGACAGCGGGAGCGCGCGGCCTTCGCCGTCGCCGTCCTGGTCCTGGTCGCCTGGGGGCTCCACTGGCTGTGGGGGCCCGGCCTGCCGCCGGGCGTGGACACGACCGGGCACCTCACCCGGCTCGAGGTCGGGGTCGACCTGCTCGCGTCGGGCCGCCTGGACGGCTGGTTCGACCGGGCGATGCTCGGCTACCAGACCCACCTGATGTACGGGCCCGGGCTCGCGCTGGCCGTCGGTGCCCTCCGCCTTGTCACCTTCGGCCTGCTGAGCACGGCAGGGGCCTACGAGCTCGTCGGCGTGCTGGCGCTGGTGGCCGTCGTCCCCGCCACCGCCGCGCTGGCACGCTCGCTGCGGGTCCCCCTCGCCGGCGCCCGCGCCGCCGGGGTGCTCGCTCTCGCCGTCTCGTCCGGGCGAGGCGGTGGGATCGAGGGCGCCTTCGACCTCGGCTTGATGCCGAACCACATGGCCGTCCCGCTCGTCGTGCTCGCCTGGGCGTGGATGGCCGACGACCGGCCGCGGCCGCTCGGCCTCGGGCTCGTCGTCGGTGCCGTCGCCCTCACCCACCCGCAGTCGCTCGTGGCCCTCGTCCTCTTCGCCCCGCTCGTCCTGCTCACCGGGTGGGTCGTCGGGTCGGTCCGGTCGGTGCCGTGGTGGCTCGTCGGCGCCGCGGCGACAGCAGCCGGGTCGACCGCGTGGTGGTGGGTACCCGCGGTCCTCCACCGGGACCTGCGTGGCGTCCTCACCTCCTGGGACCTGCCCACCTTCGCCGAGCACGTGCACCTCGTCGTCGAGGGCCGCCGCGGCTGGATCGGGTGGGCCGCGCTCCTCGTCGTCCTCGCCTGGCCGGCGGGGCTCGCGCTCGGGATCCTGGCGCGGGATCGCGCGCTCGTCGCGCTCGCGATGCTGCCGGTGGCGGCGCTGGCCCTCCTGCACGCGATCGAGGCCCTGCTCGTCGACCGGTTCCCCGAAGCGGTGATGCTGCCGAACCGGGGCTTCGCCTACGCCTGCCTGCTCGCGGCGCCGCTCGTCGGCGACGTCCTCGGTCGGGCAGCCGGTGCCCGACCCGCGGCGGCGTGGGCCGCGGCCGCGGTCGCCGTCGCGGTGACCATGCCCGCGCTCCGCCCGCCCGACGGGGTGTTCGATCGGCCGGTCCCCGGCATGCGGGCGGCAGCCGAGGATCTGGCGGCACGGGTGCCGGAGGGGCGGCGGTTCGCGTACGTCGAGTCGGACGTCGACCAGCCGGGCGTCGTCGCCCCGGGCCGGTGGCTCGGCTGGGCCAGCGGTGCGACGAACCTCGGGCCGTTCGGCGCCGAGTTCGCACCGGGGGTCGGTCCGACCCTCATGGTGTTCGAACCGCCGGACGTCGAGACCGTCGACCGGTGGGTGGCCCGTGCGCGCCAGCTGGGCGTCAGCCACCTCGTGTCCGGCGACCCCGGGACGCGCGAGGTGCTGGCCGCCGCCCGCGAGCTCGACCTCGTCGTGACCCACCCGCCGGTCGCGATCTGGGAGGTCGGGGGACGCATGCCGTTCGCGGTGGTGGAGGCGCGCGCCGAGGAGGTCACGCTGTCGATCCCGCCGGGCCACCCGACCACCGTGCCGGTGGCGATCGGCTACCACCCCGGCTGGTCCGCCCGTGTCGACGGGCGGACCGTCACCACCGGTGAGGACCCCCACGGGATCCTCACCGTGCAGGTGCCGGCCGGACCGCAGGAGGTCGAGCTCACCTGGAGCGAGCCGTCGGGCCACGGGCTCGGCCGGTGGCTCACCGTCGGCGCGGCGGTTGCCCTGGGCGCAATCCGCTTGCGCCGTCGGCACCGCCCGGGGAGCCTGCGCGCATGAGCACGATCATGCAGATGGTCCGTCGTGTCCGCGGGGCGGCGCCCGCGCTGGGGGTGGCACCGGCTCGCTGACGACGCGGCGCGGAAGGTCGTCGCCCGCACCCCGGTTCGACCCGGCGACCTGGTCGTCGACCTGGGCGCCGGCTGTGGCGCGCTCACCCGCCACCTCGTCGCGGCCGGCGCCGAGGTGATCGCTGTGGAGCTGCACCCCGAGCGCCTGGCCGAGCTGCGCCGCCGGTTCGCCGGCCATCCGGTCACCGTCGTGCGGGCCGACGTGCGCGACCTGCGCCTCCCCCGACGGCCCTTCCGGGTCGTCGCCAACCCGCCGTTCGAGGCCACCGACGCCATCCTCCGCCGACTGCTCGGCCGGGGCTCGGCGCTCGTCTCCGCCGACCTCGTGCTGCCACGCCACGCCGTCGAGCGGTGGGCAGGGCCGTCGGCACCCGGCGCGGGGCGGTGGCGCAGGGAGTGGCACGCCGGTTCAGGCGGCGCGCTCCCGCGCCGGTGGTTCCGACCTGCGGCGCCGATGCCGATCGAGGTGCTGCGGATCAGGCGGCGGTGAGCGTCGCCGCGGTGGGGACGCTAGGCGTCGACGGTGCCGAGGACGCGGTCGACGAACTCGCGCGCGCCCTCTTCAACCTCGGTGCGGCGGATGGCGAGACCGCCGACGACGTCGCCACCCCGATCGGTGACGATCTGGCTGAGCTTGGTGAGGGTCTTGCCGGGGTCGACGGCGTAGGTGCAGAAGACCGCCGCCTTCTTCCCGTCGATGACCGGCATGTTGCGCAGGCGCCCGGCGCGGCCCGGCCGCTGGCCGAGGAACACGAAGCCGTCGACCCAGCTCCCGACGATCACGAGGTCGGCGGCGGCGAGCGCCGCGAGGTCGATCCCGTCGATCGGGCAGACGACGACGTCGACCCCGTCGGCGCGGAGCTCCTCGCCGATGACCTCGGCCGCCTCCCGGGTGGTGCCGGTGAGGCTCTCGTAGATGACCACGGTGCGCATCGGCACAGGTTCTAGCACCGCCGGGTCGTGGACCGGCACTTCACCCGGCATGATCGAGCGATGACCGATGGCACCGACGCTGCCCGCTACGACGCCGTCGTCGTCGTCTCCTTCGGGGGCCCCGAGGGGCCCGACGACGTCATGCCCTTCCTCGAGAACGTCACCCGGGGTCGCGGCGTCCCGAGGGAGCGCCTCGAGGAGGTCGCCGAGCAGTACATGCTCTTCGGCGGGGTCTCGCCGATCAACGCCCAGACCGGCGCGCTCGTCGACGCGCTGCGCGCCGAGCTCGGCGCCGACGGGCCGGACCTGCCCGTCTACTGGGGCAACCGCAACTGGCGCCCCTACCTCGCCGACACGATGGCCGAGATGGCGCACGACGGGGTGCGCCGGGCCCTGGCCTTCGTCACGTCGGCGTACAGCTCATACTCGGCCTGCCGGCAGTACCTGGAGGACATCGACGCCGCGCGCGCCGCGGTGGGGCCCGAGGCGCCGTCGGTCGACAAGATCCGCCAGTACTGGAACCACCCCGGGTTCGTCGACCCGTTCCGCGACGGCCTCCGTGCCGCGCTGGCCGACCTCGGCGATCGCGACGCCCGACGGACTCACCTGCTCTTCACCGCCCACTCGCTCCCCCTCTCGATGGCGGCGTCGAGCGACTACGAGCTCCAGCTGCGCGACGCGATGGAGCTCGTCGCCGGTCACGTGGCCCCCGATGCCCCGCGGGAGCTCGTCTGGCAGTCCCGCAGCGGCCCGCCGCAGGTGCCCTGGCTCGAGCCCGACGTCAACGACCGGCTGCGCACCCTCTCCACCACCGGTGTGGATCAGGTCGTGATCGTGCCCGTCGGGTTCACCTCGGACCACCAGGAGGTGGTCTTCGACCTCGACACCCAGGCGGCGGCGACCGCACGGGAGGTCGGCATCGAGGTGCGCCGGGTCCCGACCCCCGGCGTCGACCCCCGGTTCGTCCGGATGGTGCGCGACCTGGTGGAGGAGCGCTGCGTCGGTGCCACGCCGGTCGCGCTCGGGCCCCTCGGCCCCCGTTCGGCGCCGTGCGCGGCCGGGTGCTGCCCCGCGCCCACCCGGCCCGGTTGAGCCCCCTCGCACACCGGCGGCATGGGATGATCCCGGCGTGGCACGCATCGTGGTCGGGATCGACGGGTCGGCCGGTGGCGACGAGGCCCTGCGCTGGGCGCTCGACGAGGCCCGACGAGCAGGTGCCACGCTCGAGGTGGTCCTCGCGTGGTCCCACCTCGAGCAACCGGCCGGCGAGTTCCGACCCGACTACGGGGCTGACGACGCCCACGCCGCGCTGCGCGCCGCCGTGGACCGCGTGGGCGACGCGGCCGGGGTCGACGTGCTCCTCACCGCCGTCAACGACCTCCCGGCGCGGGCCCTGATCGAGGCCGCCCGCCGCGCCGACCTGCTCGTCGTCGGCTCGCGGGGGCTGGGCGGGTTCACCGGTCTGCTGCTCGGATCGGTCAGCCAGCAGGTGTCGTCGCACTCGTCGGTGCCCGTCGTGGTCGTCCACCCCCGCGACACCACCGGCTGAGCGGCGCCGCCCGCCGGCCGCCGGCACCGATGCGGCGATCCGCCGCTCCCGGTGCTACCCATGGATCGTCCACCACCGTCGGGCGAGCACCACCGAGGACCCCACCGTCTCCGCCGTCACCCAACTCCGCGATCGCACGAGGTCCCGCCTCGAAGCCAAGGGCACGTACCCGCGCTGGGTCCTGTTCGCCGCGCTGGCCGGGATGTTCGCGACCTCGTTCCCGATCACGATCCTCTCGGTCTCCCTCACCGACATCGCGGAGGAGTTCGACACCACGACGTCGGTGCTCACGTGGGTGATCTCCGGCCCCATGCTGCTGTCGGCCCTCTCGCTGCCGGTGCTCGGCAAGCTCGGCGACCTCTACGGGCACCGCAAGGTGTTCCTCACCGGCTTCACGCTCGCGACGCTCGTCTCGGCCACGACCGCCCTGGCCTGGGATCCCTTCAGTCTCATCGGCCTTCGCTCCATGGCCCAGATCATCGGTGGGGCGACCCAGCCGACGTCGATGGCGCTGGTGATGCTCGTGTTCGCACCGGCCGACCGGGTGAAGGCCATCGGCTACTGGTCGTTCGTCGCCGCCGGCGCGCCGGCGATCGGCCTCGCCGTCGGCGGTCCGCTCATCGACCTGTTCGGCTGGCGCCTGATCTTCGTGATCCAGGCCGTCCTCGCCGGCTTCGCGCTCGCGCTGGCGACCGTGATCCTCCCGGAGAGCCAGCCCAAGCGGGTGCGGTTCGACGTCGCCGGCGCGCTGGCCCTCACGTTCGTCGTCGGCTCGCTGATGTTGATCATCGGGCAGGGGCCCTCGTGGGGCTTCACCCACCCTGCCCTGCTGGCGTCCTACGTCGTCCTGCCGGTGGCGGTGCCCGCCTTCATCGCCATCGAGCGCCGCTCCGACGCACCGCTCGTCCCGCTCGAGTTCCTCCGCCGCCGCAACTTCACGTTCGCCTTGCTCACCAGCTTCCTCATGGGCTCGGTGTACATGGGCGGCTTCGTGCTGTCGCCGATCGCCCTGCGCGACGGGTTCGGCTTGTCCGCCACCGTCGCCGCCACGGTGATGCTCCTGCGGACCGGCGTCTACTCGCTGTCCTCGCCGCTCGGCGGCCAGCTGGGCGCCCGCTACGGGACCCGGTCGATGGCGGTGTGGGGCACCGCCTTCCTCGCCCTGTCGATGCTGGTGTTCATCGCCGGCACCCACTTCGACGTCCTCATCGTGTTCTGCGCGGCCCTCCTCGCCCAGGGCCTCGGCAACGGGATCTCACGGCCGCCCGTCACGGCCGCGCTGGCGAACTCCGTGCCCGAGGGCGATCTCGGCATGGCGACGGCCCTCCAGCGGATGACGATGCAGATCGGCAACTCGTTCGGCATCGCCATGATGTCGGCGGCCTACGACGACTCGGGGACGGCCGGCGCGTTCGTCGCCCCCTTCACCGTCGGCCTCGTGCTCGCGATCGTCAACGTCGGGATCGCCACCTTCCTCCGTGCCGACGTGCACGCCACCGCCGACGACGAGGAGGCAGCGACCGACGGCGAGGAGCCTGGCGACGAGGAGCTCGTCGACGGGGCCGCCGCGTCGGTCGAGGTCGCCACGGAGCACCGCCGGTAGGACCCGGTGGACGACCGCGAGGCGCACCTGCGGCGGCTGCGGGCTGCCCCTCCGACGGACGGTCTCGCCCGGATGGCCGAGGCGCTGGGCGGGCCGGGCACGCGCGTCGAGCGGGTGCGGCGCCTGCGCGGCGGGCTGGCGTGCGCCACCCACGCGGTGCGGCTCTCCGACGGACGGGACCTGGTGGTCAAGCGCTCGCTCGCCGGGGCCCGCTCGCTGCGCATGGAGCACCAGGCGCTCGTCGTCGCCGAGGGGTGCGCGGTC
This portion of the Actinomarinicola tropica genome encodes:
- a CDS encoding RNHCP domain-containing protein, with product MSTRRRRGPESFRCRHCGLDVSLDAPGTAHRNHCPTCLWSRHVDDVPGDRAADCGASMEPIAISVRGDGEWVLVHRCTGCHEVHLNRSAGDDNPLALVRIAVRPLALTPFPLEWLGRL
- a CDS encoding ABC transporter ATP-binding protein, whose amino-acid sequence is MSSIEIHDLSVSFGDFRAVDGLSADIAPGAWVGLIGPNGAGKSTLLRALLGLVAHDGRCTVDGHDARDLSRREVSRRLAFVPQSPSCPPDMAVADYVLLGRTPYIPHLGTESRHDVAVVADVLDRLDLTDFVGRRLGTLSGGELQRVVLARALAQQAPVLVLDEPTSALDIGHQQQVLELVEDLRHEAELTVISAMHDLTLAGQFADELLLMSNGRRIAMGPPTEVLTEHTIGEHYGASVRVLRDECGGIVVVPTRSHRTAGVGSRAVDGERADERR
- a CDS encoding ferrochelatase encodes the protein MTDGTDAARYDAVVVVSFGGPEGPDDVMPFLENVTRGRGVPRERLEEVAEQYMLFGGVSPINAQTGALVDALRAELGADGPDLPVYWGNRNWRPYLADTMAEMAHDGVRRALAFVTSAYSSYSACRQYLEDIDAARAAVGPEAPSVDKIRQYWNHPGFVDPFRDGLRAALADLGDRDARRTHLLFTAHSLPLSMAASSDYELQLRDAMELVAGHVAPDAPRELVWQSRSGPPQVPWLEPDVNDRLRTLSTTGVDQVVIVPVGFTSDHQEVVFDLDTQAAATAREVGIEVRRVPTPGVDPRFVRMVRDLVEERCVGATPVALGPLGPRSAPCAAGCCPAPTRPG
- a CDS encoding TetR/AcrR family transcriptional regulator, which codes for MVTSRGRRSSLEQERSRRSRDALLDAAADLWADAEVDEVKVEDICAHAGVSKGLFYFYFGSKEELVVQLLAEDARLVADEVARGIEHDEPFADVLDAALAAVVRRAQRRPRHLLRQGTGELLADPATTAGDDDGSPLVATCVDLVAHGQARGEVRDDADPQDAGALLATSILRAQLEWAGAERRQPSLARRLAARVDLVVHGLAGR
- a CDS encoding cobyric acid synthase, which translates into the protein MSRSLAVWGTTSGAGKSLVTTGLARWFARQGVRVVPFKAQNMSNHARVVEGGEIGAAQWLQALAAGVDPDVRMNPVLTKPEADGRSQVVVLGQVDEDLSRAAWRGRATSVWPRVVDALDDLRADADLVLVEGAGSPAETNLADVDLANLATADHLDAPALLLADIDRGGAFAHLFGTWSLVPDDHRHRIAGFVLNRFRGDPTLLAPAPEELSGRTGVPTIGVLPELAHRLPDEDGASFAPVVRGGRPRVGVVRYPTASNLDELAGVVEVADVVAATEPRHLVDAELIVLPGAKHVTSDAAWLRTSGVGAAIRGAAEAGVRVLGICGGAQLLGEDVVDADGVEGPAGVRVDGLGLLPLRTELHRAKVVRATTIELPRELARPWEAVAGRRARAYEIHHGHTGPTDDGRQVWSHGPVLAVTAHGLLEDPDVVEVLLGRRPTGLDATFDLLADAVEEHLDTEQLRRIAGFDG
- a CDS encoding glycosyltransferase family protein, which gives rise to MGGTTGQRERAAFAVAVLVLVAWGLHWLWGPGLPPGVDTTGHLTRLEVGVDLLASGRLDGWFDRAMLGYQTHLMYGPGLALAVGALRLVTFGLLSTAGAYELVGVLALVAVVPATAALARSLRVPLAGARAAGVLALAVSSGRGGGIEGAFDLGLMPNHMAVPLVVLAWAWMADDRPRPLGLGLVVGAVALTHPQSLVALVLFAPLVLLTGWVVGSVRSVPWWLVGAAATAAGSTAWWWVPAVLHRDLRGVLTSWDLPTFAEHVHLVVEGRRGWIGWAALLVVLAWPAGLALGILARDRALVALAMLPVAALALLHAIEALLVDRFPEAVMLPNRGFAYACLLAAPLVGDVLGRAAGARPAAAWAAAAVAVAVTMPALRPPDGVFDRPVPGMRAAAEDLAARVPEGRRFAYVESDVDQPGVVAPGRWLGWASGATNLGPFGAEFAPGVGPTLMVFEPPDVETVDRWVARARQLGVSHLVSGDPGTREVLAAARELDLVVTHPPVAIWEVGGRMPFAVVEARAEEVTLSIPPGHPTTVPVAIGYHPGWSARVDGRTVTTGEDPHGILTVQVPAGPQEVELTWSEPSGHGLGRWLTVGAAVALGAIRLRRRHRPGSLRA
- a CDS encoding FecCD family ABC transporter permease, producing the protein MSEQPTRVTVEAIVRADAPVAPEASRLRRSWLVVGLGALAAAFAVSVSLGPAGLPLGGVVTEMVSALPGVDVGEGLSDRHAAILWQMRLPRIVLGALVGGTLALAGAAYQGVFRNPLADPYLLGVAAGAGLGATLAIAYGPDTTSWPVDALPIFAFVGAVLGVALAWGVGHTASSAQSVATLILAGVAIASFLTAIQTYVQQRESETLREVYGWILGRLSTSGWHEVLLVLPYVVVSTIVILLHRRLLDVLSVGDDEAGSLGVRTTLVRLVVIGAATFGTAAVVAVSGLIGFVGIVVPHVVRMVAGSSYRIVLPLSLMLGAAFLVATDLVARTVFSPAELPIGVITAFFGAPFFALVLRTSRRFGL
- a CDS encoding rRNA adenine N-6-methyltransferase family protein, which translates into the protein MSAGRRPRWGWHRLADDAARKVVARTPVRPGDLVVDLGAGCGALTRHLVAAGAEVIAVELHPERLAELRRRFAGHPVTVVRADVRDLRLPRRPFRVVANPPFEATDAILRRLLGRGSALVSADLVLPRHAVERWAGPSAPGAGRWRREWHAGSGGALPRRWFRPAAPMPIEVLRIRRR
- a CDS encoding ABC transporter substrate-binding protein encodes the protein MRTQHRIATGMAIVLMLVAAACGDDGDDGTVTESGQRPEETTAPADDDGGGTFPVTVSADNGEVTIESRPEAIVSISPTGTEMLFAIGAGDQVVAVDEYSYYPEEAPVTDLSGFQPNVEAIASYEPDLVVLSTDPGDVADGLERIGIPAIHLDSAEDLDDTYRQLELLGVATGNVGSAAEVVSQMQTEIDEIVATIPDDLAERTYFHELDSQLYSVSSDTFIGRVYALLGLRSIGDEAPDDAGNYPQLSEEFVLDADPDFIFLADAQCCDQSPETVAARPGWDTLTAVEEGRVIVVDEDAASRWGPRIVDFLREVADEVLATADAG
- a CDS encoding flavodoxin family protein; the encoded protein is MRTVVIYESLTGTTREAAEVIGEELRADGVDVVVCPIDGIDLAALAAADLVIVGSWVDGFVFLGQRPGRAGRLRNMPVIDGKKAAVFCTYAVDPGKTLTKLSQIVTDRGGDVVGGLAIRRTEVEEGAREFVDRVLGTVDA